ATAAAGGTTTAGTGAAGATGTCCGCTAGTTGTTTACTAGTTTCGACAAATTCAATAACCACATCACCCTTTTCAACATGGTCTCTTATGAAGTGATGTCTAATCTCAATATGCTTGGTTCTTGAATGTTGAACCGGATTCTTGGTTAAATTTATTGCACTAGTATTATCACATTTGATAGGAATGTGATCAAACATGAGTCCATAGTCCACAAGTTGTTGTTTCATCCATAAAATTTGGGCGCAACAACTACCGGCGGCTACATACTCGGCTTCGGCGGTAGACAAGGCTACACTTACTTGTTTCTTACTATGCCATGAAACAAGAGAGTTTCCTAGCAAGTGACAAGTGCCGCTAGTGCTTTTCCTATCCAATTTGCAACCGGCAAAATCGGAATCGGAATAACCAATCAAATCACAAGTGGATCCTTTCGgataccacaatccaacatttaaTGTTCCTATGAGATACTTCATAATCCTTTTTACCACACTTAAGTGAGATTCCTTAGGATTAGCTTGGTATCTCGCACACATGCATACACTAAACATGATATCTGGCCTACTTGCCGTTAGATAAAGTAATGATCCTATCATGCCTCTATACTTCTTTACATCTATGCTTTTACCTTGTTCATCTTTGTCAAGGTAGCAAGTAGTGCTCATTGGTGTGTCCATTGCCTTAGCATTGTCCATTCCAAATCTTTTGAGCAGTTCCTTGCAATATTTGGTTTGGCTAACGAAAGTTCCTTCTTTTCCTTATTTGATTTGAAGACCAAGGAAGAAGTTGAGTTCGCCCATCATGGACATTTCAAATTCACTTTGCATGAGGTTTGAGAAAAACTTGCAAAGTGATTCGTTAGTTGAACCAAATATTATGTCATCGACGTAAACTTGTAccaaaaggatatttttgttttcaatcaagataaataaagttgtatcaaccttccctcttctaaaacccttttctattaaaaacttgctcaaacgttcataccaagctcttggagcttgtttaagaccataaagagctttcttgagtttaaaaacatgattaggattttcataatcctcaaaaccgggaggttgttcaacatatacttct
This sequence is a window from Arachis stenosperma cultivar V10309 chromosome 10, arast.V10309.gnm1.PFL2, whole genome shotgun sequence. Protein-coding genes within it:
- the LOC130957353 gene encoding secreted RxLR effector protein 161-like codes for the protein MDNAKAMDTPMSTTCYLDKDEQGKSIDVKKYRGMIGSLLYLTASRPDIMFSVCMCARYQANPKESHLSVVKRIMKYLIGTLNVGLWYPKGSTCDLIGYSDSDFAGCKLDRKSTSGTCHLLGNSLVSWHSKKQVSVALSTAEAEYVAAGSCCAQILWMKQQLVDYGLMFDHIPIKCDNTSAINLTKNPVQHSRTKHIEIRHHFIRDHVEKGDVVIEFVETSKQLADIFTKPLCKESFFNIRNEFGILDSNLI